One window from the genome of Brachionichthys hirsutus isolate HB-005 chromosome 19, CSIRO-AGI_Bhir_v1, whole genome shotgun sequence encodes:
- the LOC137908710 gene encoding progestin and adipoQ receptor family member 3-like → MLKMPQKLLRTAHYMELGGLQHWPVLIPQRIRLYTYEQIPLFLRENPYITDGYRAHLPSQLCLRSIFMLSNETVNIWSHLLGFLLFLSLAFSDLSTSLPAAGANREDYVIYAIGLFCFQVCMLCSAGYHLFSCHRSERTSRRWLALDYAGISVGILGCYVPGIFYAFYCDTFWQQVYLLTVLSLILAVFCTQIHPRYLSNGWRCIRITIFCGVTGISVIPACHWVWLNGGYTSQIIQIFLPRLIVMYLIAGSAFLFYVTKIPERCFPGQMNYLGASHQVWHVLVVVMFYWWHQTAVHIMQFRHSEACPTRSSS, encoded by the exons aTGCTGAAGATGCCCCAGAAGCTGCTGAGGACGGCCCACTACATGGAGCTGGGCGGCCTCCAGCACTGGCCAGTGCTGATACCCCAGAGGATAAGGCTGTACACCTACGAACAAATCCCCCTCTTCCTCAGGGAGAACCCCTACATCACCGACGGCTACAGGGCTCACCTGCCCTCCCAACTCTGCCTGAGGAG tATTTTTATGCTGTCCAATGAGACGGTGAATATCTGGAGCCATCTTCTGGGCttcttgctcttcctctctctggcgTTCAGTGACCTCTCCACCAGCCTACCAGCCGCTGGGGCTAACAGAGAGGACTACGTCATCTACGCTATCGGACTCTTCTGCTTCCAG GTGTGCATGCTGTGTTCTGCGGGCTACCACCTCTTCTCCTGCCACCGATCAGAGCGGACGTCTCGTCGCTGGCTCGCGTTGGACTACGCAGGAATCTCTGTCGGCATCCTGGGGTGCTACGTGCCGGGGATCTTCTACGCGTTCTACTGTGATACG TTTTGGCAGCAGGTCTACCTGCTGACGGTTCTGTCTCTGATCCTGGCCGTCTTCTGCACTCAGATCCACCCACGCTACCTCAGCAACGGCTGGCGATGCATACGGATAACCATCTTCTGTGGCGTGACTGGCATCAGCGTGATCCCTGCTTGTCACTGGGTCTGGCTGAATGGAGGGTACACCTCCCAAATCATCCAG ATCTTCCTGCCTCGTCTCATAGTGATGTACCTGATTGCTGGGTCTgccttcctcttctacgtcacCAAAATCCCCGAACGCTGTTTCCCTG GGCAGATGAATTACTTGGGCGCCAGTCACCAGGTGTGGCACGTACTGGTGGTGGTGATGTTTTACTGGTGGCACCAGACGGCCGTGCACATCATGCAGTTCAGACACAGCGAGGCCTGCCCAACCCGGAGCAGCAGCTAA
- the slc26a1 gene encoding sulfate anion transporter 1 produces MEEAANVMETAANALPLLERRVRQRQPAVSVLKSRLKRGVTCSAPRIQSTLTGFFPVVRWLPKYKLREYICGDVMSGMIVGIILIPQAIAYCLLAGVEPIYGLYTSFYANIIYFLMGTSRHVSVGIFSLMSLMVGQVVFKELFQAGFDLNEDSSSYGPDVFNASLGSNLTAGKVHTVELMGLQCGKECYAISVASALTFLAGIYQVLMAVFRLGFVSVYLSAPMLDGFATGASFTILTVQAKYLLGLKIPRHQGYGTVPVTWINIFANIHKANPCDLITSAICICVLVAGKEIQERYKDRLKIPLPTELVVVAGATLASHFGELNRRYSSSVSGHIPTGFIPPQVPSLDLIPRLALDAIPLAVISFAFTVSLSEMFAKKNGYTVRPNQEMLAIGFCNIIPSFFHCFTTSAALAKTMVRDSTGCQTQVSSVISALVVLLVLLFFAPLFYHLQKCVLACIIIVSLRGALRKFKDVPAKWRTSQNDAVVWLVAMSATALISVEMGLLVGIVFSMACIIFQTQNPRVSLLGRAKDTALYEDMEEYNNLVPPPRVKVFRFQSPLYYANKDSFLKSLYKSVGVEPFLEMTKRKKAEKKAKQMSLKQTKANGDKNNGEVVIRLVERKLDFDTIVFDCSAIPFIDSTGTATFKVLVKDYEQINVGVLLAHCNTSVIDTLRKGQFFGVNDIEMSHLLFHTVHSAVLHANSSFAAAESRPEDSEV; encoded by the exons ATGGAGGAGGCTGCCAACGTCATGGAAACCGCAGCAAACGCGCTCCCTCTCTTGGAACGGCGGGTTCGCCAGCGACAGCCCGCAGTTTCAGTCCTCAAATCCAGGCTGAAGCGAGGCGTGACCTGCTCTGCGCCCAGAATCCAGTCCACCCTGACGGGGTTCTTCCCTGTGGTGCGCTGGCTGCCTAAATACAAGCTCAGAGAGTATATCTGCGGGGATGTGATGTCAGGAATGATTGTTGGCATCATCTTGATACCGCAGGCCATCGCATACTGCTTGCTAGCGGGAGTGGAGCCCATCTACGGGTTATACACCTCATTTTACGCCAACATTATCTATTTCCTCATGGGGACGTCCAGACACGTTTCTGTGGGGATCTTCAGCCTCATGAGCCTCATGGTTGGGCAG GTGGTATTCAAGGAGTTGTTCCAGGCAGGGTTTGATCTCAATGAGGACTCTTCGTCATACGGCCCTGATGTGTTCAATGCCTCACTGGGTTCAAACCTCACTGCTGGTAAAGTCCACACTGTGGAGTTAATGGGTCTGCAGTGTGGGAAGGAATGCTACGCCATCAGCGTCGCTTCGGCCCTTACGTTCCTGGCTGGGATCTATCAG GTCTTGATGGCCGTGTTCCGGCTGGGCTTCGTCTCGGTGTACCTCTCGGCTCCCATGCTGGATGGATTTGCGACTGGAGCCTCTTTCACCATCCTGACTGTCCAAGCTAAATACTTGCTGGGTCTAAAAATCCCTCGTCACCAGGGCTACGGCACAGTTCCTGTCACCTGGATAAACATCTTCGCCAACATCCATAAGGCCAACCCCTGTGACCTCATCACGAGCGCCATCTGCATCTGTGTGTTAG TGGCAGGGAAAGAGATCCAGGAGCGCTACAAGGACCGTCTAAAGATTCCTCTGCCCACTGAGCTGGTAGTTGTTGCCGGGGCTACGCTGGCCAGTCATTTTGGGGAACTTAACAGGCGTTACAGCTCCAGTGTCTCTGGTCACATCCCCACAGGGTTCATTCCTCCCCAGGTGCCCAGCTTGGATCTGATACCACGGTTGGCGCTGGATGCCATTCCTCTGGCAGTTATTAG CTTTGCCTTCACGGTGTCACTGTCTGAGATGTTTGCCAAGAAAAATGGCTACACGGTTCGTCCGAACCAGGAGATGCTGGCCATCGGCTTCTGTAACATCATCCCATCCTTCTTCCACTGTTTCACTACCAGTGCAGCTTTGGCCAAAACCATGGTTAGGGACTCAACAGGCTGCCAGACGCAG GTATCAAGTGTGATCAGTGCCCTGGTTGTCcttcttgtcctcctcttctttgcaCCTTTGTTCTACCACCTCCAGAAATGTGTCCTTGCCTGCATCATCATTGTGAGTCTTCGGGGGGCTCTGAGGAAGTTCAAGGATGTCCCGGCCAAGTGGCGCACCAGCCAGAATGATGCCGTAGTGTGGCTGGTCGCTATGTCAGCCACGGCCCTGATCAGTGTGGAGATGGGACTCTTGGTGGGAATAGTTTTTTCCATGGCCTGCATCATCTTTCAGACCCAGAACCCGCGG GTCTCTCTCCTGGGCCGGGCCAAAGACACGGCTCTTTATGAGGACATGGAGGAGTACAATAACCTCGTGCCACCCCCCCGTGTTAAGGTCTTCCGCTTCCAGTCTCCTCTGTACTACGCCAATAAGGACTCGTTCCTAAAGTCCCTCTACAAATCCGTTGGAGTTGAACCTTTCTTGGAGATGACCAAGAGGAAAAAGGCAGAAAAGAAGGCCAAACAAATGTCCTTGAAACAGACCAAGGCCAATGGGGATAAAAACAATGGGGAGGTTGTCATAAGACTTGTTGAAAGAAAATTGGACTTTGACACCATAGTCTTTGATTGTTCTGCCATCCCCTTCATAGACTCAACGGGCACGGCCACATTTAAAGTGCTGGTCAAGGACTATGAACAGATCAACGTAGGGGTGCTACTTGCCCACTGCAACACCTCTGTCATTGATACCCTGCGAAAGGGGCAATTCTTTGGGGTAAATGATATCGAAATGAGCCACCTGCTGTTTCATACAGTTCACAGTGCAGTTCTTCACGCAAACAGCAGTTTTGCAGCAGCGGAAAGTCGGCCAGAAGACTCTGAGGTTTAG